The following are from one region of the Capsicum annuum cultivar UCD-10X-F1 chromosome 1, UCD10Xv1.1, whole genome shotgun sequence genome:
- the LOC107870967 gene encoding lysine-specific demethylase JMJ706, whose amino-acid sequence MVEGRVCMSREAKLEFLKRKRLQRMKTESLNDPACVSNMLNRSGGDALRSPASCGVRIQVNTDSYPGSGASFTGKDVFSKHKVAKFDSSNLDWIDKIPECPVYYPNKEEFEDPLVYLQKLAPEASKYGICKIVAPITASVPAGIVLMKEKAGFKFSTRVQPLRLAEWDTDDKVTFFMSGRNYSFRDFEKMANKVFSRRYYSAGCLPPTYLEKEFWHEIACGKTDSVEYACDVDGSAFSTSPNDQLGKSKWNLKGLSRLPKSVLRLLEKTIPGVTEPMLYIGMLFSMFAWHVEDHYLYSINYQHCGAAKTWYGIPGHAALDFEKVVREHVYTNDILSAEGEDGAFDVLLGKTTLFPPNILSEHGVPVYKAVQKPGEFVVTFPRAYHAGFSHGFNCGEAVNFATGDWFPMGSISSRRYALLNRVPLLPHEELLCKEAMLLYTSLELEDPDYSSVDLVTHHNIKVSFLNLMRFQHRARWCLAKLKAFSGITLFTHGTILCSICKRDCYVAYLNCNCYAHAVCLRHDPRSLDFPCGSSRTLCLREDILDMEDAARQFELDKMVLHEVQQQSRKIDDFSLLNMFPRAEDDGYVPYCEINFDWGAVEQTTYEETPNASAPVASDLDSSMEPQYNLSTGVNVQGNANCNLGDSSSMKLHGDFSSCGSERSEISSSANSFKVHQEVAHETDCRTVIDQDSDESDTEIFRVKRRPRAEHRSVLDSMSINIENQSFKRLKKHQSGRLGPLSLPECSSANDIDHRSLAVSSQSKEALDFHPRDKSVRGGTVSVSIKLKKGDANEQALNKQDEHKRDHRFQFELGQSKREPPRIESGSKRLKVRGASVLGFGGRMDRIDS is encoded by the exons ATG GTGGAAGGGAGAGTTTGCATGTCGAGAGAGGCTAAATTGGAATTTTTGAAGCGAAAGAGGCTTCAACGAATGAAGACAGAATCTTTGAATGATCCCGCTTGTGTCAGCAATATGCTGAATAGAAGTGGAGGAGATGCCCTAAGATCTCCTGCTTCATGTGGTGTGAGAATCCAGGTCAATACTGATTCATATCCAGGATCTGGGGCTTCTTTTACTGGAAAAGATGTTTTCTCGAAGCACAAGGTAGCAAAGTTTGACTCCTCCAATCTGGACTGGATTGATAAAATTCCAGAATGTCCAGTTTACTATCCAAATAAAGAGGAGTTTGAGGATCCTCTTGTTTATCTCCAGAAGTTAGCTCCTGAAGCTTCTAAATATG GTATATGCAAAATTGTTGCCCCTATAACAGCTTCTGTTCCTGCTGGAATTGTCTTGATGAAAGAGAAGGCTGGCTTTAAATTTTCTACTAGGGTACAGCCACTTCGCCTAGCTGAATGGGACACAGACGACAAGGTCACCTTTTTCATGAGTGGAAG GAACTATTCATTTCGAGATTTCGAGAAAATGGCGAACAAGGTATTTTCTCGTCGATATTATAGTGCTGGATGCCTTCCTCCTACATACTTGGAAAAAGAATTTTGGCATGAAATAGCTTGTGGAAAGACTGATAGTGTGGAATATGCCTGTGATGTTGATGGTAGTGCGTTTTCTACTTCTCCTAATGATCAGCTCGGAAAAAGCAAATGGAATTTGAAG GGTCTTTCTCGATTGCCTAAATCAGTATTACGACTTCTTGAAAAAACGATCCCG GGAGTTACTGAACCTATGCTGTATATTGGAATGCTATTTAGTATGTTCGCTTGGCACGTGGAAGACCACTACTTATATAG TATCAATTATCAGCACTGCGGGGCTGCAAAAACGTGGTATGGTATTCCAGGTCATGCAGCACTTGACTTCGAGAAGGTTGTCCGGGAGCATGTTTATACCAATGATATCTTATCAGCTGAGGGAGAGGATGGAGCTTTTGATGTGCTTTTGGGGAAGACAACATTGTTTCCTCCTAATATTTTGTCAGAGCATGGCGTACCTGTGTATAAAGCTGTTCAAAAACCTGGGGAATTCGTGGTAACTTTTCCTAGAGCGTATCATGCAGGATTTAGTCATG gTTTTAATTGTGGTGAGGCCGTGAACTTTGCAACTGGCGATTGGTTTCCTATGGGTTCAATTTCTAGCCGTCGCTATGCTCTTCTTAACAGGGTGCCTTTACTTCCCCATGAGGAACTTCTCTGCAAAGAAGCAATGCTTCTGTATACGAGTTTGGAACTGGAAGATCCGGACTATTCCTCTGTAGACTTGGTCACCCATCATAACATCAAAGTTTCCTTTTTGAATTTGATGCGGTTTCAGCATCGTGCTCGTTGGTGCCTCGCAAAATTAAAAGCATTTTCAGGCATAACTTTGTTCACACATGGTACCATTCTTTGCAGCATATGCAAGCGTGATTGTTATGTAGCTTATCTCAACTGCAACTGCTATGCACATGCAGTGTGCCTTCGCCATG ATCCTAGGTCACTTGATTTTCCTTGCGGCAGCAGTAGAACCCTTTGCTTAAGGGAAGATATATTGGACATGGAGGATGCAGCTAGACAGTTTGAGCTGGATAAGATGGTTTTGCATGAAGTTCAACAGCAATCTAGAAAAATCGATGACTTTTCTCTTTTAAACATGTTTCCACGAGCTGAGGATGATGGCTATGTTCcatattgtgaaatcaatttcGATTGGGGAGCAGTTGAACAGACAACTTATGAGGAAACACCCAATGCTTCTGCTCCTGTTGCGTCTGATCTTGACTCCTCAATGGAGCCACAATATAATCTTTCCACTGGTGTTAAT GTACAGGGAAATGCTAACTGTAACTTAGGGGATAGTTCATCAATGAAGCTCCATGGCGATTTTTCTAGTTGTGGAAGTGAAAGATCAGAGATTTCATCAAGTGCTAACAGTTTTAAAGTCCATCAGGAAGTAGCTCATGAGACGGATTGTAGGACTGTTATAGATCAAGATAGTGATGAGTCTGATACAGAAATTTTCAGGGTGAAGAGGCGCCCCCGAGCAGAACATAGAAGCGTACTTGATTCAATGTCTATCAACATTGAGAACCAG AGttttaaaagattaaagaaaCATCAATCAGGACGGTTGGGGCCATTATCTTTGCCAGAGTGTTCTTCGGCTAATGATATAGATCATAGATCCCTTGCTGTTTCAAGCCAATCTAAGGAAGCTTTGGACTTTCATCCCAGAGACAAGTCAGTCAGAGGTGGTACAGTTTCTGTCTCCATTAAGTTGAAGAAAGGGGATGCTAACGAACAAGCATTGAACAAGCAAGATGAGCACAAGAGAGATCACAGGTTCCAGTTTGAATTGGGGCAGAGTAAGAGGGAACCACCCAGAATAGAGAGTGGGTCGAAGCGTTTGAAAGTCAGAGGTGCTTCAGTTTTAGGGTTTGGAGGCAGGATGGATCGAATAGATAGCTAA